In the genome of Ptychodera flava strain L36383 chromosome 13, AS_Pfla_20210202, whole genome shotgun sequence, one region contains:
- the LOC139148582 gene encoding histamine N-methyltransferase-like: MEAIDTVIDINHFEFAGQHYIQTEGTAIGSKLGVSDIPIIDVLINRFQRIDYTVVEPDEVEISRFKELVASYHENGKWNAVDFKFNMVTIEQYLQRLEDNVAAETTKFDVIHTQHCAYHFQNPEIVFEKLYWLLKENGMLFNVMDFGAWDDLAVKIQQMYNMPEMKSYSAATLREIMKSRLPEAYLRTILCRNIKVNECFKEDSEEGNEMIDFLVQLLDFRKTALEENVNEVEEFLKKSCLHSGRDMIFPANEEATVFVKSK; this comes from the exons ATGGAAGCCATTGACACAGTAATTGACATCAATCATTTTGAATTCGCCGGGCAACACTACATTCAAACTGAAGGCACAGCTATCGGCTCAAAACTAG GAGTCAGCGACATTCCAATAATTGATGTACTGATAAACAGATTCCAACGGATAGACTACACCGTTGTTGAACCTGATGAAGTTGAAATCAGTCGCTTTAAGGAGTTGGTTGCGTCTTATCATGAAAATGGCAAATGGAATGCAGTTGATTTTAAGTTCAACATGGTGACTATAGAACAATATCTTCAAAGATTGGAGGACAATGTGGCAGCTGAGACCacaaagtttgatgtaataCACACTCAGCATTGTGCGTATCATTTTCAAAACCCTGAAATCGTTTTTGAAAAGCTATATTGGTTACTCAAGGAAAATGGAATGCTATTTAACGTAATGGATTTCG GTGCATGGGATGACTTGGCTGTAAAGATTCAGCAAATGTATAACATGCCTGAGATGAAAAGCTATAGTGCAGCTACCTTGAGAGAAATTATGAAAAGTCGACTTCCAGAAGCATACCTTCGCACCATCCTTTGCAGAAATATAAAGGTCAACGAATGCTTCAAGGAAGATTCGGAGGAAGGAAATGAAATGATCGACTTCCTTGTCCAGCTTCTGGATTTTCGGAAAACCGCATTAGAGGAAAATGTGAATGAAGTAGAggaatttctgaagaaaagttgtCTCCATTCCGGTAGAGATATGATATTTCCGGCAAACGAGGAAGCAACAGTGTTCGTAAAAAGTAAATAA
- the LOC139148229 gene encoding glutathione S-transferase Mu 1-like, which yields MPVLLGYWKVRGVAQPIRYILEYAGIEYEEKLYEQGPAPDYSRDDWLKEKYNLGLTFPNVPYLFDGDIKLTETNVIIRYLSSKANLLGTSEDERRRADLANEVARDIRTRMGVAAYNPNWEEFKPDLLKYADEMFQSFSDFLDENEWFAGQNLTYADFVMYELFYQFLKVDTSLLDKYRNLQEFKDRFEAIPSIAAYMQTDRCKSFPLYNKQATFGGVLLD from the exons ATGCCAGTTTTACTCGGTTACTGGAAAGTCCGTGGT GTTGCTCAACCAATTCGCTATATTCTTGAATACGCTGGAATAGAATATGAAGAGAAACTTTACGAACAGGGACCTG CACCTGATTACAGCAGAGATGACTGgttgaaagaaaaatacaacCTTGGACTGACCTTTCCAAAC GTACCGTATTTGTTTGATGGAGATATCAAGTTAACAGAGACCAACGTTATCATTAGATACTTATCAAGCAAGGCAAACCTAC TTGGTACCAGCGAAGATGAAAGAAGACGAGCCGACTTGGCAAATGAAGTGGCTAGAGACATCCGAACACGAATGGGCGTGGCTGCCTACAACCCGAATTGG GAAGAATTTAAACCAGATCTCTTGAAATATGCTGATGAGATGTTTCAATCTTTCTCGGATTTCCTCGATGAGAACGAATGGTTTGCCGGTCAAAAT CTTACTTACGCTGATTTTGTGATGTACGAGctgttttaccaatttctgaaaGTTGACACCAGTTTGTTGGACAAGTACAGAAATTTACAG GAATTCAAGGATCGTTTCGAG GCAATACCATCGATCGCAGCCTACATGCAAACGGACCGTTGTAAAAGTTTTCCTCTCTACAACAAGCAGGCAACATTCGGTGGTGTCCTTCTTGATTAG